A single Roseinatronobacter monicus DNA region contains:
- a CDS encoding methyltransferase family protein, with the protein MSGGGPSLIRYLDYPPVWLLAALGVVWLETVAVPPLLGQPFVHAVGTLVTLTGALLFGLAGWSFLRARSTIIPHQTPQHLITTGIFRISRNPIYLADVLILVGLSLRWGAVGGLLLAPLLVWVLRVRFIEPEEARILDQFGDDARAYFARTRRWL; encoded by the coding sequence TTGAGCGGCGGCGGGCCGTCACTGATCCGGTATCTGGATTACCCGCCGGTCTGGTTGCTGGCCGCGCTGGGCGTTGTCTGGCTGGAAACGGTGGCCGTGCCGCCGCTGCTCGGGCAGCCCTTTGTCCACGCCGTTGGCACTTTGGTTACGCTGACGGGGGCGCTGCTGTTCGGTCTGGCGGGGTGGTCGTTTTTGCGCGCGCGCTCGACCATCATTCCGCACCAGACACCGCAGCATCTGATTACCACAGGAATTTTCCGCATCTCGCGCAATCCGATCTATCTTGCAGATGTGCTGATTCTTGTCGGGCTGTCGTTGCGTTGGGGCGCGGTTGGTGGCTTGCTGCTTGCGCCGCTGCTGGTCTGGGTGCTGCGTGTGCGGTTCATCGAGCCGGAGGAGGCGCGTATTCTTGATCAGTTCGGGGACGACGCGCGTGCGTATTTTGCACGCACACGGCGGTGGCTGTGA
- a CDS encoding rhodanese-like domain-containing protein has translation MRALLATCLTASLAFASPTYASDLADELAAYLDFASYTEGVIMVDQLTDDILPDVTFIDARNAGEYAEDGIEGALNIEWREIVDRLDELPASGMVVVYCNTAVLSTQAVLVARLLGRSNVLVLQGGLAAWTAGRD, from the coding sequence ATGCGCGCCTTGCTTGCCACCTGCCTGACGGCCAGCCTTGCTTTCGCCAGCCCGACATATGCCAGCGATCTGGCAGATGAACTGGCCGCCTATCTGGATTTTGCCAGCTATACCGAAGGTGTCATCATGGTCGATCAGTTGACGGATGACATTTTGCCAGATGTCACCTTTATCGACGCGCGCAATGCCGGTGAATACGCCGAGGACGGGATCGAGGGCGCGCTGAACATCGAATGGCGCGAGATTGTCGACCGGCTGGATGAATTGCCTGCCAGCGGCATGGTGGTTGTCTATTGCAACACGGCAGTGCTTTCGACACAGGCGGTTCTGGTCGCGCGGCTTTTGGGGCGCTCGAACGTGTTGGTGCTGCAAGGCGGGCTTGCTGCTTGGACTGCGGGCCGGGATTGA
- the kynU gene encoding kynureninase, producing the protein MTDFTATRAMFTLPEGVIYLDGNSLGPLPRAVPARVEQTIRAEWGEMLITGWNKAGWMDLPARVGDRVGRLIGAAPGTVVMGDTLSIKVYQALASALELRPDRRVILSDTGNFPSDLYMADGLCRTLGPDYQLRTVAPEAVEDAIDDSVAVLMITEVDYRTGRKHDMARLIARAHEAGALVVWDLAHSAGAIPVDVSGADTDFAVGCSYKYLNSGPGGPAFIYVAPRLADTVRPALSGWLGHEAPFAFDLDYRPGAGIDRMRVGTPSILQLAALDAALDVWDEVDMGDLRARSLELQDSFIAHVEAGCPELALASPREGAQRGSQVSFRHEHGYAIIQALIADGVIGDFRAPDILRFGFTPLYLSQEDVALAAEKLCAIMAEKRWDRAGFHHRAKVT; encoded by the coding sequence ATGACCGATTTCACCGCCACCCGCGCCATGTTCACCCTGCCAGAGGGCGTGATCTATCTGGATGGCAATTCCCTTGGCCCCCTGCCGCGTGCTGTGCCCGCACGGGTCGAGCAGACCATCCGCGCAGAATGGGGTGAGATGCTGATCACCGGCTGGAACAAGGCGGGCTGGATGGACCTGCCCGCGCGCGTGGGCGACCGTGTGGGCCGATTGATCGGCGCGGCCCCCGGCACTGTGGTCATGGGCGACACGTTGTCGATCAAGGTTTATCAGGCGCTGGCCTCGGCGCTGGAATTGCGCCCAGATCGACGCGTGATTCTGTCAGATACAGGCAACTTCCCGTCTGATCTGTATATGGCCGACGGATTGTGTCGCACGTTGGGGCCGGATTACCAGCTCAGGACCGTGGCCCCCGAAGCGGTCGAGGACGCCATAGATGACAGCGTCGCCGTACTGATGATTACCGAAGTGGATTACCGCACGGGCCGCAAGCATGACATGGCCCGATTGATTGCGCGGGCGCATGAGGCGGGCGCGCTGGTGGTCTGGGATCTGGCGCATTCCGCAGGTGCTATTCCGGTCGATGTTTCGGGCGCGGACACTGATTTTGCCGTGGGGTGCAGTTACAAATATCTCAACTCCGGCCCCGGCGGCCCCGCTTTCATCTATGTGGCCCCGCGACTGGCAGACACGGTGCGCCCCGCGCTTTCGGGCTGGCTGGGGCATGAAGCCCCCTTTGCCTTTGATCTCGACTACCGGCCCGGTGCTGGAATTGACCGCATGCGGGTGGGCACGCCGTCCATCTTGCAACTCGCAGCCCTTGATGCCGCGCTCGATGTCTGGGACGAGGTTGATATGGGCGATTTGCGCGCGCGCTCGCTGGAGCTTCAAGACAGCTTCATTGCTCATGTCGAGGCAGGTTGCCCTGAACTTGCGCTGGCCTCTCCGCGCGAGGGGGCGCAGCGCGGCTCTCAGGTCAGTTTCCGGCATGAGCATGGCTATGCAATCATTCAGGCGCTGATTGCCGATGGCGTTATCGGTGATTTCCGCGCGCCCGATATTTTGCGCTTTGGCTTCACCCCGCTGTATCTGTCGCAAGAAGATGTCGCTTTGGCTGCGGAAAAACTCTGCGCGATCATGGCAGAAAAGCGCTGGGACCGGGCCGGATTTCACCACCGCGCCAAGGTGACATGA
- a CDS encoding lytic transglycosylase domain-containing protein, translated as MARPDDRIALKLLQMACFVLAGLIILSILAWPVLSRASPQAQLCEAAAQQAATRHGVPMDVLRAVALVETGRSRAGQMEPWPWAIHAVGRGQWFDNRAKAVAFAQTKLDAGHRNVDLGCFQINYRWHGQNFTSLDAMIDPARNADYAARLLAQHKARLGAWELAAGAYHSATPHHAQRYIARFRQMRAQASPDMPPPSPDRGTNRFVLLTSAGSTSMGSLVPLSGQALSARLIDLAPRKP; from the coding sequence ATGGCCAGACCCGACGACCGCATTGCGTTGAAACTATTGCAAATGGCCTGCTTTGTTCTAGCCGGGTTGATTATCCTAAGCATTCTGGCATGGCCTGTCCTCAGCCGCGCATCGCCACAAGCACAGCTTTGCGAAGCGGCAGCGCAACAGGCCGCGACACGCCACGGCGTGCCAATGGATGTGCTGCGCGCCGTGGCGCTGGTGGAAACAGGTCGCAGCCGCGCGGGCCAGATGGAGCCGTGGCCTTGGGCCATTCATGCAGTAGGGCGCGGCCAGTGGTTCGACAACCGCGCCAAGGCCGTGGCCTTTGCACAGACCAAACTGGACGCCGGGCACCGTAATGTCGATCTGGGGTGTTTTCAGATCAACTACCGCTGGCACGGCCAAAACTTCACGTCGCTGGATGCTATGATCGACCCTGCGCGCAACGCAGATTATGCCGCGCGCCTGCTGGCGCAGCACAAGGCCCGGCTTGGCGCTTGGGAACTGGCAGCGGGCGCATATCATTCCGCAACCCCGCACCATGCGCAACGCTACATCGCGCGTTTTCGCCAGATGCGCGCACAGGCAAGCCCCGATATGCCACCCCCCTCACCCGATCGCGGCACCAACCGCTTTGTTTTGCTGACCTCAGCAGGCAGCACCAGTATGGGCTCTCTGGTGCCACTCTCAGGTCAAGCGCTAAGCGCGCGCCTGATCGATCTGGCCCCGCGCAAGCCATGA
- the flhA gene encoding flagellar biosynthesis protein FlhA: MKLLQPKAIFKPTILLALALMAVISMMILPIPAWILDLGLAASFALAILMFTVTLFIQRPLDFSIFPTVLLASLMLRLSLNVSSTKLIIGEGHTGTHAAGGVIQGFASFVMSGSVFLGVVIFLVLLIVNFIVITKGAGRMAEVGARFALDGMPGKQLAIDSDMSAGAIDHAEARHRRETEQAETNFYGSLDGASKFVKGDAIAGLLITLLNIVMGLINGTMMHGMSLSAAFETYAILTVGDGLVSQIPAVIISIAAALLLARGGANGATDTQLFDQLGRYPSALATVGFLMALFAFIPGLPFVPFVTGAGVLIGLAWVAQNKLTKAEILAAVPPDTLPEPPRRGMGDVLDLDEIHVQFAPDLVPMVLDPALGLDGRISNIRAHVAREFGLILPEIRLTDDATLPEGTYAILIHGVEQARDQLRPNKLLALVQDEATFNITGENVKEPVYQAPARWIDPARQEDATLSGTTVVSPVEVLATHLLEVLKSNFARLLTFKSLHRVLDALTSMSDTSRAEANKRLLNDLIPDKVPVELLLGVLRLLLDERVSIRNIPLILEAMSEVRTLLQGPDAVCEHVRQRLGFQLVAPLKRADGTLPLIQLAPDWEEVFSTYQMTGEFGASDVALPPEEFTRLTDQIARTLAELAKTGISPALVTSARRRRFLRTALSAKGLSPSVLSYEEIGLEARPALVGTIAP; this comes from the coding sequence ATGAAATTGCTCCAACCCAAGGCCATCTTCAAGCCGACGATCCTGCTTGCACTGGCATTGATGGCAGTCATCTCGATGATGATCCTGCCAATCCCCGCTTGGATTCTGGATTTGGGTCTGGCCGCGTCCTTCGCGCTTGCCATCCTGATGTTCACCGTCACGCTGTTCATCCAGCGCCCGCTGGATTTCTCAATATTTCCGACAGTCCTGCTGGCGTCGCTGATGCTGCGGTTGTCGCTGAATGTGTCATCCACCAAGCTGATTATTGGCGAGGGGCATACCGGCACACATGCGGCAGGCGGCGTCATTCAAGGCTTTGCCAGCTTCGTCATGAGCGGCTCTGTCTTTCTGGGGGTCGTTATTTTCCTTGTGCTGCTGATCGTGAATTTCATCGTCATCACCAAAGGTGCCGGGCGCATGGCCGAAGTGGGCGCACGTTTCGCGCTGGATGGAATGCCGGGCAAGCAGCTTGCCATCGACAGCGACATGTCGGCTGGTGCGATTGACCACGCCGAGGCCCGCCACCGTCGAGAAACCGAACAGGCCGAGACGAATTTCTACGGATCACTTGATGGCGCCTCGAAATTCGTCAAGGGCGATGCCATTGCCGGGCTGCTGATAACACTGCTGAACATCGTGATGGGCCTGATCAACGGTACCATGATGCATGGAATGAGCCTGAGCGCCGCGTTTGAGACCTATGCTATTCTGACTGTCGGCGACGGGCTGGTCAGCCAGATCCCCGCCGTCATCATCTCGATCGCCGCCGCATTGCTGCTGGCGCGCGGCGGGGCCAATGGGGCGACAGATACGCAGTTGTTTGACCAGCTTGGCCGCTACCCCTCTGCGCTTGCAACGGTCGGGTTCCTGATGGCGCTGTTTGCCTTCATCCCCGGTTTGCCCTTTGTGCCCTTCGTCACTGGCGCGGGTGTCCTGATCGGGCTGGCTTGGGTTGCGCAGAACAAGCTGACCAAGGCCGAAATCTTGGCCGCCGTCCCCCCCGATACGCTGCCAGAACCGCCACGGCGCGGTATGGGGGATGTCCTTGATCTGGATGAAATCCACGTGCAATTCGCCCCTGACCTTGTTCCGATGGTGCTGGACCCTGCTTTGGGGCTGGACGGGCGCATCTCGAATATCCGGGCGCATGTCGCGCGGGAATTCGGGCTGATCCTGCCGGAAATCCGCCTGACCGATGACGCCACCCTGCCAGAAGGGACATACGCAATTCTGATCCACGGGGTAGAACAGGCCCGCGATCAACTGCGCCCCAACAAGCTGCTGGCACTGGTTCAGGACGAAGCAACATTCAACATCACCGGTGAGAACGTGAAAGAACCGGTCTATCAGGCCCCCGCCCGCTGGATCGACCCCGCCCGACAGGAAGATGCCACGCTGTCCGGCACCACAGTTGTCAGCCCGGTCGAGGTGCTGGCCACGCATCTTCTTGAAGTTCTGAAATCGAATTTCGCACGCCTGCTGACGTTCAAAAGCCTGCACCGCGTGTTGGACGCGCTGACCAGCATGTCCGACACCAGCCGCGCCGAGGCGAACAAACGCCTGTTGAATGACCTGATCCCCGACAAGGTGCCGGTCGAACTGCTGCTGGGTGTTCTGCGTTTGCTGCTGGATGAACGCGTCTCGATCCGCAACATCCCCCTGATCCTTGAGGCAATGTCCGAGGTCCGCACGCTGCTGCAAGGGCCAGATGCCGTGTGCGAACATGTCCGCCAGCGTCTGGGCTTTCAGCTTGTCGCCCCGCTGAAACGCGCAGATGGAACCTTGCCGCTGATCCAGCTTGCTCCAGACTGGGAAGAGGTGTTTTCCACCTATCAGATGACCGGCGAGTTTGGTGCCAGTGATGTCGCACTTCCGCCAGAAGAGTTCACGCGCCTGACCGATCAGATTGCGCGCACACTGGCCGAGTTGGCGAAAACCGGGATCAGCCCGGCGCTTGTGACATCTGCGCGCCGCCGCCGGTTTCTGCGCACGGCCCTGTCTGCCAAGGGGCTATCGCCCTCGGTTCTGTCTTACGAGGAAATCGGACTGGAGGCACGACCGGCGCTGGTCGGCACCATCGCGCCATGA
- a CDS encoding flagellar biosynthetic protein FliR — MTADIFQMLDNVSTGMADIAASSFGVFIRVGAMMALAPAFGEQVVPVRVRLALTLAFTAITAPAVAPIMPVTTLAPGPLVTLVTAEALAGLVLGIGLRLLTIALQIAGTIAAQATSLSQFFGGAGVDPQPAMSQILVMAGLALAVTLGLHVTLAELILLSYQFFPPARFPDAASLAEWGVAHVARAFTLAFTLAMPFVILSLIFYVALGAINKAMPQLMVAFVGAPAITWAGLAVLFLTAPLMLPIWHEAFLGFLHAPEGLPR; from the coding sequence ATGACCGCTGATATCTTTCAGATGCTTGACAACGTCAGCACCGGCATGGCCGATATTGCGGCCAGCAGTTTTGGTGTCTTTATCCGGGTCGGCGCGATGATGGCGCTTGCGCCTGCCTTTGGGGAACAGGTTGTGCCGGTCCGCGTGCGGCTTGCCCTGACGCTTGCCTTCACGGCCATCACCGCACCGGCTGTGGCCCCGATCATGCCCGTTACGACGCTGGCACCCGGACCGCTCGTAACCCTTGTCACCGCCGAGGCGCTGGCCGGGCTGGTGCTGGGCATTGGGTTGCGATTGCTGACCATCGCATTGCAGATTGCCGGAACAATCGCCGCACAAGCCACGTCACTGTCGCAATTCTTTGGCGGCGCGGGCGTAGACCCGCAACCCGCTATGTCGCAAATTCTGGTCATGGCGGGCCTTGCGCTGGCGGTGACACTTGGCCTGCACGTTACCTTGGCCGAATTGATACTCCTGTCCTACCAGTTTTTCCCGCCCGCACGTTTTCCCGATGCCGCCAGCCTTGCGGAATGGGGCGTGGCACATGTTGCGCGCGCCTTCACGCTGGCCTTTACGCTGGCCATGCCTTTTGTGATCCTGTCGTTGATTTTCTATGTCGCACTGGGGGCCATCAACAAGGCGATGCCGCAATTGATGGTGGCCTTTGTCGGCGCGCCAGCCATCACATGGGCCGGATTGGCGGTGTTGTTTCTTACAGCCCCGCTGATGCTGCCGATCTGGCACGAGGCGTTCTTAGGCTTTTTGCATGCGCCCGAAGGACTGCCCCGATGA
- a CDS encoding EscU/YscU/HrcU family type III secretion system export apparatus switch protein — protein MSDDDQSGEKEFEPTERKLQQQREKGEVPRSTDLNTAAAFLGLLIAAMATGHFAVTQLGDAGLVLISQADQISALLVGNATPLVGGLILHVAVAILALVIVPFLLVWTGLIAQRTVIFAPEKLMPKASRINPIANAKNKFGRNGLFEFAKSTVKLLVISSVLWLFLMHNLASILTSMYLTPALASAELLGLVIRFLALVFVVKLSVGAIDFFWQRAEHMRRNRMSFKDMRDEHKQSEGDPHAKGQRHRRGREIASNHMLEAVSDASVVIVNPTHYAVALKWSSDDLGAPVCVAKGVDQIAARIRERAEDAGVPIHSDPPTARALHATVELGQEISTEHFGAVAAAIRFAEAMRIKARTGGWS, from the coding sequence ATGAGCGATGACGACCAAAGCGGCGAAAAGGAATTCGAGCCGACCGAGCGCAAACTGCAACAACAACGAGAAAAGGGCGAGGTGCCGCGCTCTACCGATCTGAACACTGCGGCGGCGTTTCTGGGGCTACTGATAGCCGCGATGGCAACGGGTCATTTCGCAGTAACGCAACTGGGGGATGCCGGGCTTGTCCTGATATCGCAGGCCGATCAGATATCAGCGCTGCTTGTCGGGAATGCGACGCCTTTGGTGGGTGGGTTGATCCTGCATGTCGCGGTGGCGATCCTGGCGCTGGTGATCGTGCCATTCCTGTTGGTCTGGACAGGGTTAATTGCCCAGCGCACTGTGATCTTTGCCCCCGAGAAGCTGATGCCAAAGGCCTCTCGCATCAACCCCATAGCGAATGCGAAAAACAAATTCGGGCGCAACGGCCTGTTTGAATTTGCCAAGAGCACGGTCAAACTGCTGGTCATCTCAAGCGTCCTGTGGCTGTTTTTGATGCATAATCTGGCCTCCATTCTGACCAGCATGTATCTGACACCCGCACTGGCAAGCGCTGAATTGCTTGGTCTGGTCATCCGTTTTCTGGCGCTTGTCTTTGTTGTCAAACTGTCCGTCGGGGCGATTGATTTCTTCTGGCAAAGGGCCGAGCATATGCGCCGCAACCGCATGTCGTTCAAAGATATGCGGGACGAGCACAAACAATCCGAGGGCGACCCGCATGCGAAAGGGCAGCGGCACCGGCGGGGCCGCGAGATTGCCAGCAATCACATGTTGGAAGCGGTGTCCGATGCCAGCGTCGTCATCGTCAACCCGACGCATTACGCAGTGGCGCTGAAATGGTCATCTGATGATCTGGGCGCACCGGTCTGTGTTGCAAAAGGCGTCGATCAGATAGCGGCCCGCATCCGGGAGCGCGCGGAAGATGCAGGCGTTCCAATTCATTCCGACCCACCCACAGCACGTGCGCTGCACGCGACTGTCGAGTTGGGGCAAGAGATATCCACCGAGCATTTCGGTGCCGTGGCCGCCGCGATCCGGTTTGCCGAAGCCATGCGCATAAAGGCACGGACAGGTGGCTGGTCATGA
- a CDS encoding aminopeptidase has product MPQDTTMQPTASNAHAELDNALLEGLAELAVRVGLNLQPEQDIVLTAPVSALPLARAITRAAYRAGGGLVTPLITDRDMTLARFEHGADAGFDRAAGWLYEGMAKAFEGGAARLALVGEDPMLLSEQNPTLVGRANRANAQAYSPALAAIAGFHINWSIISCPTVDWARRMFPDLSAQEALLRLAEAVKVTARLDQSDPVAAWSAHNTELARRCLMLNEARFDALHFRAPGTDLTVGLADGHAWLGGANEARNGVRCNPNIPTEEVFTTPHAARTEGYVRATKPLSHQGSLLEEIEMRFESGRAVSARAARGGDVLRDMLATDEGAARLGEVALVPHSSPVSQTGLLYFNTLFDENAASHIAMGQCYASCFEQGERLSKAEISARGGNESLIHVDWMIGSDAMDVDGVHDGAEPVALMRKGEWVRS; this is encoded by the coding sequence ATGCCACAGGACACGACCATGCAACCGACCGCAAGCAATGCGCACGCAGAACTGGATAATGCGCTGTTGGAAGGGCTGGCGGAGCTGGCCGTGCGGGTCGGGCTGAATTTGCAACCCGAGCAAGACATTGTGCTGACAGCCCCTGTTTCGGCGCTGCCCTTGGCCCGCGCCATCACGCGGGCGGCGTATCGTGCCGGGGGCGGTTTGGTCACGCCGCTGATTACAGACCGTGACATGACACTTGCACGGTTTGAGCATGGCGCGGATGCCGGGTTTGATCGTGCGGCAGGCTGGCTCTACGAGGGGATGGCCAAAGCGTTTGAGGGGGGTGCCGCGCGGCTTGCCCTCGTGGGCGAAGACCCCATGCTGCTGAGCGAGCAGAACCCCACCCTTGTCGGGCGTGCAAATCGCGCCAACGCGCAGGCCTATAGCCCTGCGCTTGCCGCGATTGCCGGGTTTCATATCAACTGGTCGATTATTTCCTGCCCGACGGTGGATTGGGCGCGCCGGATGTTCCCCGATCTGTCCGCGCAAGAGGCGCTGTTGCGGCTGGCCGAGGCCGTCAAGGTGACCGCACGGCTGGACCAGAGCGACCCGGTCGCGGCATGGAGCGCGCATAATACCGAGCTAGCACGCCGCTGCCTGATGCTGAATGAGGCGCGGTTTGATGCGTTGCATTTCCGCGCGCCGGGCACCGACCTAACCGTCGGGTTGGCGGATGGCCATGCCTGGCTGGGCGGTGCCAATGAGGCGCGCAACGGGGTGCGTTGCAACCCTAATATCCCCACCGAGGAGGTGTTCACCACGCCCCACGCCGCGCGCACCGAAGGCTATGTGCGGGCGACAAAACCGCTGTCGCATCAGGGCAGCCTGCTGGAAGAGATCGAGATGCGGTTTGAATCGGGGCGCGCTGTGTCGGCACGCGCTGCACGGGGCGGCGATGTGTTGCGCGATATGCTGGCCACAGATGAAGGTGCTGCGCGGTTGGGCGAAGTGGCGCTGGTGCCGCATTCCTCGCCCGTGTCGCAAACGGGGCTGTTGTATTTCAACACCCTGTTTGACGAAAACGCCGCCTCGCATATTGCGATGGGGCAATGCTATGCGTCCTGTTTCGAGCAGGGTGAGCGCCTGAGCAAGGCCGAGATTTCAGCGCGCGGCGGCAATGAAAGCCTGATCCATGTGGACTGGATGATCGGCTCGGATGCGATGGATGTGGACGGTGTTCATGACGGGGCAGAACCGGTCGCACTGATGCGCAAGGGTGAATGGGTGCGCAGCTAG